gattgacaattcatatgtttctaatttttttttatgtacttctcttcctttttcggcaaTGAATAACCACTCAATTTCATCGTATCTTCTTGAACAACGCACATACACCATCAAAGACAATTTTTCCCTCTATATTTGATTGGAGGAAactaaaattaatgataaacatAATTGAGAGACTAAGGTTAGTTAGAAAAAAGTTTAGAGTATAGTTTTGTCAATATAAATTATGTCACGCAAGTAAAGCACGAATCCCATATGCATGGATTGCCAATTTGCCATTGCAAGCTTGAATTCCTCGGTTTCCATAAGTGGTGGTTGAGGAGTAGGATTATTAAGGAGCTTAATTCCAAAATGTACATCAAGAAAATTGAGATGATGAGGGGaatgaactaaaaaaatccAAGAAAACAATCAATCTTTTAGGAACAAAACAATTAATCATACATGCATGTtaatcattatttaataaattctaaATAAGCAGAATAAATAACGACGTCGTCGACCTTAAGCCGTGGAGCCGTCATATACATCTAGTAAAGTTTGATTACTAAGAGTATGACAGAACTCCCACGTCGTATGATATATCCCTCCAAcacattagaagaaaaaaaaacgattACATAGATGACACAAAATAAGAAACCATGCATAAAAAGAAATTCTTCCCTGGgttgatttatttattgttcACTAATCACCAACATTCGAACAAGTTAATATCCGCACGAAGCCTGAAATAAACTTCCCCTTCAAATGCATCCGTAGAGAGAGTGGCCACACCCCTAGTCATGAAGAAGTCACCAGTCCCTCCAATTACCGAAATGTCCCTGGTCTTATTCATCAGAGGGTCAGCACCGGCGAAGTTAATGGTACCCCTAAGCTGGGTAGAGttgaagacaaaggagaagccAAGCCAAGCGGTGAAAATGTCCTTCTTATCGTAAATGTAGAACCCTTGGGCACGTCCAACCGGTGGCGAGTGCAAGTTGTTGTCCAAGGTGATGGGGTCATCGAACACAACCACGTCACCGAAGTGGTTATGCCCCGCTAGTATGGTCCTGTTGCCCCATGCGGGTGTGCCCACAATTGCCGAAGTCGCATTCTTGCCGTTGTGACCGTTGTAAATTATGTCGTGGAAGTAAAACACCAACTTCTTGCACGGTTCGCCAacccttttttttctccaatGGTGTGGAGAAGCGGAACATCCCACCCTGATCACTAGCAAGAACAAGATAACCGAAACGAGCCTCGTCGTGAGCTccattaattgttgttgttgattacTTGCCTGACTCAATGTGTCACGAAATTGGAATTTATAAGCAGTACTCTAGACTTCAACAGTAAAGCAAAGTTACCaccattaattaaatatatccgTGCCATGGCAATGTACAAGGTTAGGAATAATGCTTTTTCTATGCTTAGATAAAGTTTTTTAAGTTGACTAAATAACACaaagtttctttttttggtttgagGTTTCTCTAAAGAACATTATCTTAGCTGGTCTTTTCTCTTTAATAGCTAAGCTTGGCTTTAAATTAAAGGTATGGTTGTTATCACCCCGAGAAGAAAATTACACAGAAAAAAAGGGCTTATTTTAGCTTGCTTTATGTGTAAGACTTGCGAAATGATTGGATGCATTAGACGTAAAAGGTCTACAGCAGGGACCGAAATGGATAAACGACTAAACGTGTTTCGATCTGGTGCAACCAGAACTGGTTCAGTTGCTGGTTGGTGCTGCGTCGGAAGCACTTAGCTAGCAAAACATCTCATCTTCAACCCCAACACTCCGattaatctttatatatatatatataccttttgatttttcacatttttttctgGGACAGTGAGAACTGGTCGTGGGACACATTTTAAACGTTGCAAAGTAAAAACGTCACTTACTGACGgtgtaaattgggtgttgaatcATTGCAACATCTAGTGGAGTTGTTGCGCCGTATTTGCTCCATTAGTGATaggttattataaaataatgagttatgatatttaaatattttattaatatctcttttatttttcatattatatcacctattatatttatatttttctcttttttttcattctctagGTGTCAACAAACATTTTAAGTGCCCAAATATctttttcctaaaatactaaATCACCAAACCAGAAAGTCATTCAGATTTCATCATTAGTAGTTCTATTGTCAAATCCTTCACGTTCCTCGCTaattgattgataattgaaCATGCTAATTGGAATGTGAGATAAAAAGTGAAGGTGATGACAAccttttcaaatttatattatatatcaatagcaataaaaaataattttttttattacaaacttcggagaatatataaatgattatccccccccccccccccggtgCTGATTTGGTTACAAGTGAAATTTAACATGTGAAATCCGAACCACATATGTTTAGTGATTGTAACTTGATAGCTTCCACGTTACATCAGTTGCAATAATCTTTGCTTCATCATGACCTTACATCATAATTCTCATCAATTACCCACAAGTTCAACATCTTGCCAAAATTACTAGCATTGTATTGTCATCAATTCAGCAAACTTATGTTTGTTGCATGATTCAAAATTCTTGAAGGTTTTATAGTAGAGGCAGATCTTTTATGTAGTTGTTCAATAATTAGTAAAATGCTTTTCGAAATCTCTTGTTCGAGTCTAGAGAGTATGTAAGTTCTTCCGTTAAAGAATGAAGTTTGTGATAGAAATATAAGATCGTTAGTATGTCTTCATTCAATGGTTTTCAGTATAGTTGGTTGATGACATAAATATGTGATAAATATATAGAAATGcttaagaaaaaatatcaaatgattttaaatttgatgatgGTTTGTAAGGATGTTAAAGTGGCCAATGAAGTTAATTCACGGGTTGAAAAAGAGACAAATGACCTTATTAAAAAGCTTATTCAATTCCTCTTACATCAGTTAATTATGAGTGTATTGAATGAGGGAATGCATGCTGCGTGTTCAATTGAAGAGGGAATCGAAATGTGAGAGTATTTGAGAGAGTGTGGGTAGGTTGATTCGTGTAGCTGTACGTGTGCTAGTAAAATTGAGAAAAGAATAAagctgacttttttttttttttttccggttTTAGTGTGTGTGTGCCAGTGGCACCACTTCATCCGTGTGTGAGAAGACATTGGTGTTCATGGGATTTGACTTGTCCTTTTTGCTTGTTGTCTCTGCTGCCCATTTAAAATAACAGaataatatttatgttaatatttaattatgtatccactccataaaaattataaaaattatataattttaaagtaacaacATAGGGACGGcttgaaaaaaaacaataaaaaaatcaagtttgtGTTCATGTACTTTGACGTGGGAGCTAGGCAAACCTAACTTCTATGGGGGCAAATCTCCCGTGCTAGGAGTAAAATAGGTAACAGCAAGGAACAAGCGAAAAGCATTTGTTTGCAATagccaagatttttttttttctgagtgTAAATCTCTATTTTTGcgtgtttttcctttttccttcttttttttaaatttggcaTTTTCTCAGATAATTGATCAGTGTTCACTCGAAGTAATCCGATTTTCAACTATTTGTATCCGGTAAAAATTTCCCATAAATTGAACCCAACAGTCCCAACTTGTGTGCAGCCTTATAACATACcatactattaattaaatattattaacataGCATGCACGTATATAATCATTAATATGGGCTCGTACGAAGAAATGGCTTAATTTGTTCtaacttaattaattgattattgttTATTGTATAAGTATTTATGTAATAAAGAAGTGTTTATCACGTAACCATAGTGGTGGGACAGTTCCAGTTTGTTTTTAGAGTAGAAGTATTGGCGATGTTGCATTGTTTCCATTGTATATGATATCGTGGAAGAAGAGGACCAAGTGTTTGCATGGTCTATATTGCTTCGTCTTGCCTGGGAGGGCTGAAGAACATAACTAGCTAGGGAGAGGGAGTGAGACACAACTTTGAAATCTATTGGAAACAATTGCTAGCAAGTTGgaagaaatttaataaaagaaaaacatcaaaattAAGGATATTAGTTTTACATACCAGTGCGTCTGCAATTTATCTATCCGGCCGCGCCCGCCAAGACTTTTTGTAATAACGGTtaagattatatttattttagtttaattaaaagttttgaatttgagttttaaagtattttaaatatatatatttatgttaaatatttagtgaatttttattattatttataataagttGATGTAATTCAAACGTGATTGTTTCACTAATAAGAGGGAGaagattaatatataatatgtgataaaaaatatagaaaaataaaagtaaaaaatgtgtGAGAGAGAATATTTTAATGGAGGAATGTGTCCAAAACTCCACATCACTCGAATGAAAAATACAttcaaaaaaatacattcaagGTTACATTACTtcattatgttttgttttaggAAACATATTATTctcatgatatttttataatgctatttaatttttatatctcAATTACATTAATTATCTTGTTACATGGCTTCTTTTCTTCTCATCTCGCTAATTTGTTGTATAttctattatataaaaaaatacaaatacaatttttctttctataaaatcacatgaacattttttatatacttcTGTGCATGTGCTTGTTGTTTCTCCGTTCAGGTACCCAATTAAACAGCGTAACGTTAAAGCAAGTTTTCAACCTTTTGACAAACATGCTTCATACAGtgcatttttttcctcttttgaaATCAGAAACAAACAATTTATCGATGTTAATTAACCTTGGTCTAGCAAAGAAAATCATCTAACcatttaattatacaaatttagTTAGTCCTATCGTTCCTTAATTTTTTGGTCATTAGCAGAATATTTCTATATAATTATAAGACTAATCTTTAGAATGagaatgataattaaataaattatatctacAATAATAACTTTAAGATTAAGACTCTCACTATTGTAAGTAAAGTTTACTCAAAGTTACAAATTACGTAATTTGCACGATACACTGTTTAGTTGCATTCATCGATCCAATTATTAATGTTCGAAAAGTGATTTTATTCATGTATTTAGGTCATGTTTGGGAAGCTATTCCAATTAGTTTTTCTAACTTttgtttctaattaaaaaaattgtttaactaTTTGGttgaactaatatttttaagatactaacttctaacttttattttttatctttaaaatatttattaaatttttattatctttttaaaatgaaatataatttcatttttttttactcattcaCATTATACTTCACGAAATTGTGTAAAtgttagatttattttatttattttattattttttgaataattttatattacctggtttattttaacaattattgattaacataataaaataaaatgtcaacTTAAGATATAATATACAATTAATAGTAAAATAcattatatgaaataaatgtaataatggaaactaaaaaagtaattaaaataatttatctataaataaaaaattataagagtttaaagttaattaaaaaaattaaaattataataccttaaaaaatatttttattcataaaataaaatttatatttatattaaatatcatataaatatgctcatttttatcattttatatttttttcttatttcaataaaataattttatcaaagtcGGCAAGAACAACTTTCAGTTATTACCTATCATAAGCTAGTTTTGTCGAATATATAGTattgttttagttattttgggTAAATTccatttcttaatttatatttattctagGTTAATAAACTAATATTACAAACGcatgttaaaagaaaaaaaaaaatagtacccTTATTTTGCTTTTCACGTCTCATTCTGTTTTAcctcttttcttttccattaagtatatatatacGTGAGCTCACCTTTATAATGCTGTAAACCACAAATTTATTCAATTCATTGGTATATTACTATacaataataatgatttttttaagggaTACAATAATAATGCTTGAAAAAGGAATATAGAATACAAAAAAGTACTCCATTTAGTAACTGTTTATTCCATCGTATTATTAACAAGAAGGACATATGTCATGTTATTGGTTGGTAGGAAgtttctttttaagtttttctaaaattttaattaagttaaaatattaaattttcatatttgatagtattaatttttgaaaagtaTTTTTGAATAGTTAACATTTTAAGAAGTGCTTCTTTATGTTTCTTAACAAAACACTTTTTTATATAGGATGAGATAGGAATCTAAGATTCTAGAAAAGGTATTAAAGTTTTAATtaaccatatattttttataatatatttttaaaaaatatatatataactcatttatcatattctcaACAACTATGATAATTAGAAAACATGATTACAAGAAACATAATTACTTTATAATTAAGGAagggaaaataatttatatattaaatattaaataatttatatatcctCCTTGAATTACATAGGAATatctgttattaattttttttaacttttatactaatcattttaaaagtcataagtgtaaaaatacttatattgttagtttataacaattaaaataaattttaatgaatatatGATAACCGACATTAGTTCAATCATATATCATATGATAACGGAAGAGATTAATCTTTCAATCTTATAATAGTTTATTCAAGAACATTTTTATCTCTAATCATAtacataaaatgaaaaacattttcaCCTCTAAAACAGTCATAACTATGTTCCACTCTATGCTTCGATGCTGACTAGAGAATCAGTATGTTGATTGCCATTGTCGATCTGCTACCGGTGCTTCCTTCTTCATCTTCAACAATTGACGAGGAGGGAGATGCATGGTAATTGGTAAACGAGTTGTGTGAATAATAGGtagaaaaaagagataaagaaagTCTTGACCGATCAAAATCATATTTgtttatgaaataaatcatattgcCAAGAAAATATCATTTAAGATCTCAAATGGATATTTGTCATCATTTTCAGCAATGGATAATTTCATAGCAAtaccatgataaaaaaataaagaattaaaaaaattcctgaTACCAAAATGTGCCATGGCCTCTAAAAATTCAGAGTGAGATCCATACAATTAAATAGTTCACAACACAACATTTTCCATTAACGAACACACGTGGTGATGACAGCGTGGTTGAGGTGGATATTACAACTAAACAAAGACGTTCCAAAAAGCCGCTCGCTTCAACTCAGAAGGCTTGGGCTTCACCACCAACATGTGCACTCTTTGTTGGGCCGAACTTCAAAACTTGCCCTCATGCAATGCCCAAAGTACTTCCTCTCACTCTTGCTCGCATGCCCGCCATCTATTTGATAATTTGACTTACCAACACTAACAATGACAACAATGCATTGTAACTCTTAAGCTTTATTTATCGAGTATAGTGTGCTTAAGAAATATTACCACATCACCATCCGGTGAgaaaatttttatcatttctatTCTACTCAAAACTTGGATGGTTTAAAGTGACGAAAATCAAAATTGATGATAAAGATTTTTCAAGGTATAAAAAACAAACACTAGGGATTACTCTCTTTTTAAAAGggtaaaataacttatttaatttcAGAGTCATGCAGAAGGAATACTCCTCACTTCTATCATTTACGGTGACTGACATCAATAGCACAGTCACCAAATTAAAGGCATTAGGAGCTCAACTAGATAGTCCTATAAAATATGAGATCCATGGAAAGGTAacaattcatttaattaaacaTTCAAAACTACTTGTTATCAAAGCTTTTGATACCAAATGGATAAGGTCCCTTTGTGATCAGGTTGCAGCTGTGCGGTGTATTGATGGGCATATCTTGGGCCTCTATAAACCAGCATAAAAAAGGAACTGCAGTAACAGGTTCTTTTGCAATTATAATGACTTTAGGCTGCTTTAGAATCATGGTGACTTTTGAGGGGCGATAGAGAAAACATGTGAAACATCTCCTTTTTTTGGATTCCCTTCAATAATTGATAGTGTCTGTTTGTCCAGATCGATAAGGGCAGTACAAAGGGTGTGAAGTAATGGACCTGAGaataggagaaagaaaaagtgaTAATCAAGAGTATATCTACAAGAAGGGATCCAGATGTGAGATGTCTTCAATTTACCAGTCATGTAGATAGGGTATTTTTTGTCATCCATATCTCCTAGAAGTGACAGGAAATCcccttttgattcttttgtcaAGACAGCTGCCCTTTTATGTCTGCTGATTGAATTCTCATCTTGTACCTTTGAATTAAATCCAAATGATGCTTTAGTCATAGATACACATGTTTCACAGAtagaattttttatgatatcttGGCATGCAATTTGCTCAATAGTTCAAATATTTGATTGGTGAAGTGAATTGAGACATTTCCAAGTAGTAAAACATGCCCATGTGATTTGGTATGGGGTGGTCTGAATCAAACAAATGGAAAACAGGATTTTGTATCTGTCACTTGCCTGATTAATCGGTAGGTGGAGGTACATGTTTGCATGGAAGAAAGGTGTATTCCCCACTTCATAAACTGAAATCCGCTTCCTAGATGCGGTTTCAACATTAACAATCCTGCGCGTGCTTGTTTCAAACAAGTTATAAGAATGCCCCACAGAAATTTCTGACGATTTGATCCTCTGATGAAATAAGCACAGAAAGTGAAAACACTAATGTTATGAAAGAGTTCATTAAGATGGGAAGCAAAAGCAGGCAAAATCTAACATTCATTGCATCATCCATGCTTGTAGCTTCAAGAAGGTCTCGCGAAATGAAGTTGCGCCCAATGCCACCAGCCACAATCTCATCTTCAGCGGGGGGTACAGAATCCAGAGTGAATGCCTGCGGATCATAAAGTCAGTTGTTTTCTAATTGCATAACATTTTTTCATACAATTGGGAGGGCATTGCTAGGCTCCATGACtatgtttgaatttgatagaaaaagatggaatcaaatgaattaaaattgaagaataataaaatataatagagaATAAAACTTTGGTTTTGTTGTTTGGATATGTTACGAAGTAACAAAGTTTTCATTCCATCTTATTTCTCCCAAATTCGGAGAGAAAAGGAAGgtaaataatagaataaacTATAAAGTAGAACGGGTTTCACTTGCTTCTATTATATTCCATCCTCGTTTTACTAATTCAAACAATGGAACATGATACCATTATATTTCATTCTCCTTTGTTTTATTCCCTTCCATCAATCCATTAGACAGAATGTATgagaatttacattttaatgcATTTAATTACATGGTAAATCCTTAAATTTATCACTTATTAGATTACATTCATTACACCTTTTAAATTGAGAAATTTACTTTgaggagaaaaataaagaacCTTGATTATTGATGAATTCATCGGTGATTATATACACTAAtacacatattatattataattataagatcAGTAATAATGTAGACAAAAAAATCAGGACAAGTGATGTATAGATTCATGGAATTTTTACCAGTCCATGGCTATTGAACCCAAATGCACAGCTTGGAAGCTCCCCGGCATATGTATAACCTACAAAGAAGAGTCCATCCGGCAAGATTCCTTTGATTATGTAGCTGCACATGTAAATGTAATTCCACACATAAATATTCGAATTCTGAAGCGAGGAGGACAAGACATGATGAATAATCAATCTATCACCAAGCATGCTTACGTGTGGCCAACAAGGGCAACATTTGCATCTTCGTTGTGCGCCGCAATAGCCATAGATTCACTGACAACAAGAACATCGGAGCAATCATCCGAGGTATCGGAGTTGGCACTTTTTGCTCCTTCTTTTTGAATAAACGCCAGAATCTCCTTCCTTAAGTTGATAAGCAATATCTGCTAACACGCACACACAAGACAGGAGATCTAAGAGGGTTgcatggttaaaaaaaataaaataaaagatgacgAGTTCAATCCTCTCTGCTAACAAAAACTACCCTTATAATAAACTAAtgtttgctgataaaaaaacacacatacataagACACTAAATATTAATGTTGCTGCTGCATTTTagttatgtataataatatgattttgCAATATTTACATCAAGAAATGGCACACCGCTTCCTGCTGCTGTCCCCAAAAGTTCATCCCAATACCTTGGGAATTTGGTttgattgttataaaaaagtgGTTTGAGAAGTGACTGTGAATGAGGGGAGTGGGCAAAGGGTCGAAGCTGGTTTTGTAGAATGAGGTCTGAGGCCACTCTACTCCTTATGGTTTCGGAGAATCTTTGGCCAATTAAGAGACCCATTTGGTAACCATCTTTGCATGGTCCAACTTCGAACACCTCAAGCCTATCCACACTGCAGCTTCCCATTTTGTTGCGCCTGCGATGCCCCCTATCCTTATTGCTTGAAAAGGCTAATATGCATAACTTCATTCAAAttctcttacatttttttttttttatattttcaatactGTTATTTACTgtgtaacaaaattaaattaaaaataaatatattttttttagaaaaggtataaaaaataggaaaaacctTGTAAAGTTAATAAGCAGTAATTACAAACACTTGGTTTtatatagcaaaaaaatacatcaaaataatttgatttttgaaatacGTGACTTAAAAAATAGGTTCCATAAATAGAGACACGAAATGGATAAACAATTTtggcccaaggaattttgggctACCAACTTTGGGATGAGATAAAagcaatgaaaaagaaaattaaactaaggagattttttatttcctcaaattataaaataaattaaatctaaatacattattttatttacaagaaATACAATGATTATAAAAACTAGTTCACTCAGAAAGAGTTATAAGTATCAACAAATgtgtaattttcataaaaaaaacttatttgatcatttttagtatctaaatattttttaatttaaaatcacattattattaactttttatacgataaaaaaatataatttagtgatttataataatttatattttttataatttatattattttattacttaaaatattatataatatgaaaaatattaatataataacttCC
This genomic interval from Glycine max cultivar Williams 82 chromosome 5, Glycine_max_v4.0, whole genome shotgun sequence contains the following:
- the LOC100820390 gene encoding uncharacterized protein LOC100820390, which produces MGSCSVDRLEVFEVGPCKDGYQMGLLIGQRFSETIRSRVASDLILQNQLRPFAHSPHSQSLLKPLFYNNQTKFPRYWDELLGTAAGSGVPFLDILLINLRKEILAFIQKEGAKSANSDTSDDCSDVLVVSESMAIAAHNEDANVALVGHTYIIKGILPDGLFFVGYTYAGELPSCAFGFNSHGLAFTLDSVPPAEDEIVAGGIGRNFISRDLLEATSMDDAMNRIKSSEISVGHSYNLFETSTRRIVNVETASRKRISVYEVGNTPFFHANMYLHLPINQVQDENSISRHKRAAVLTKESKGDFLSLLGDMDDKKYPIYMTGPLLHTLCTALIDLDKQTLSIIEGNPKKGDVSHVFSIAPQKSP
- the LOC100776029 gene encoding dirigent protein; translation: MELTTRLVSVILFLLVIRVGCSASPHHWRKKRVGEPCKKLVFYFHDIIYNGHNGKNATSAIVGTPAWGNRTILAGHNHFGDVVVFDDPITLDNNLHSPPVGRAQGFYIYDKKDIFTAWLGFSFVFNSTQLRGTINFAGADPLMNKTRDISVIGGTGDFFMTRGVATLSTDAFEGEVYFRLRADINLFECW